The genome window GCTACCAGGCCTGCCTGGACGCGGTGAAGCGCGTCTTCGACGAGGGGCTCGGCGTGTACGCGTCGCTGCTCGTCGGGCACGACGCGGAGAACGAAGGCGTCTTCGACCAGGTGCTGGAGTTCGCCGAGAAGGCCAAGATCAACACCGCCGAGTTCGTGACGCTGACCCCGTACCCCGGCACCCCGCTCTGGCGGCAGCTCCTCGCCGAGGACCGCCTCATCACGCGCGACTGGAGCCTGTTCAACGACGCGAATCCGACCTACCGGCCCAAGAACTACACCGCCGAGCGCCTACGCGAGGGCTACATCTACCTCTGGAAACAGTTCTATCGCGAAGGCGGACGCGCGCGCCACGCCATCCAGGTCTGACCCCGTCCGAGCACAGACCCTCCCCAACGCATAAACTCGACGTCGCGCTTCTCCCCCGTGCACAATGAGCCTCCGGGCGGTGACGGGGGAAACCACTGACGACAAGGAACGCATGGCTGCCATCGATCAGCTTCGAAATATCGGCATCGCCGCACACATCGACGCCGGCAAGACGACCCTCACCGAACGCATCCTGTTCCTCACCGGCGTGACGCGCCGGCTGGGCGAGGTCCACGACGGCGAAGCCACGATGGACTTCATGAAGCAGGAACAGGAGCGGGGGATCACCATCACCTCGGCGGCCATCTCGTGCCGCTGGGAGGACTGGGCGGTGAACATCATCGACACCCCCGGCCACGTCGACTTCACGATCGAGGTGGAGCGGTCGCTGCGCGTGATCGACGGCATGGTGGCCGTCTTCAGCAGCGTGGACGGCGTCGAGCCCCAGTCCGAGACGGTCTGGAACCAGGCCGAGCGCTACCGCGTGCCGCGCCTGGCCTTCATCAACAAGATGGACCGCGAGGGCGCCGACTTCGCCGGCTGTCTGCGCGACATGAACGACCGGCTGGACGCCCACACCGTGGCGATGCAGGTGCCGATCGGGGCCGGCAGCACCTTCTACGGCGTCATCGACCTCATCTCGCTCGAGGCCGAGCTGGCCCACAACCCCGACGATCCCGACGTGCAGCATCGCGCGGCGGCTGCGGCGGCGCTCCTGGTCGACGAGGCAGAGAAGCGGCGCCACGACCTGATCGAACGACTGGCGGAGCTCGACGCGGAGGTGATGGACCTCTACGTGCACGGCAAGGAGCCCTCTCCCGAGCAGCTCTGGCGCGCGGCCCGCGAGGCGACGCTGGCCTCCCGCATCACCCCGGTCCTCTGCGGCGCGGCGTACAAGAACCTCGGCATCCGCTTCCTGCTGGACGCGGTGGGGCGGCTCCTCCCCTCGCCCGTGGACGTGGGCGCCGTCAGCGGCACCGACCCGGACAACGCGGAGGTCACGGTGCAGCGCAGGCCTCTGCCCGACGAGCCCCTCTCGGCGCTGGCCTTCAAGATCATGCACGACCCGTACGTGGGGCAGCAGACCTTCACGCGCATCTACTCGGGGACGCTGACGTCGGGGCAGCCGCTCTTCAACGCGACCCAGGGCAAGCGCGAGCGCGCGGGGCGCATCCTGCGCATTCGGGCCAAGGACCGCGAGGAGCTCGAGAAGGCGGGGCCCGGCGAGATCGTGGCGCTCATCGGCGTCAAGGGCGCGACGACGGGCGACACGCTCTGCGACCCGGACCACCCGCTCCTGCTGGAGAAGATCCACGTGCCGGTGCCGGTGATCAGCATGGCGGTCAAGGCGCCGAACACCAAGGGCGAGGAAGCGCTCGGCAAGGCGCTGCACCGCATCGCGCTCGAGGACCCCTCGTTCATCGTGCGCACCGACGAGGAGACGGCCGAGACGATCATCGCCGGGATGGGGGAGCTGCACCTCGAGATCATCGTGGACCGGCTGCGCACCGACTTCGGTGTGGAGGTCGTGACCTCGGCCCCCAAGGTGGCCTACCGCGAGACCATGACCCAGCCCGCGTCGATCAACCACCGGCTGGTCAAGCAGACCGGCGGCAAGGGGCAGTTCGCGCACGTGGTGCTGCGCGTCGAGCCGAACCCGCAGAAGGGCTTCGAGTTCGTCTCGGAGGTGGTCGGTGGGCGCGTTCCGCGCGAGTTCGTGCCGGCGATCGAGGAGGGTTGCGAGCTGGCCGTGGCCGACGGCGTGCTCGCCGGCTTTCCGGTGGTGGACGTGAAGGTCGTGCTCGAGGACGGCTCTTTTCACGCGGTGGACTCGTCGGAGATGGCGTTCAAGATCTGCGCCTCGCAGGCCTTCAAGGCGGCCTTCATGCAGGGCGGGCCGCAGCTCCTCGAACCGATGATGAAGCTCGAGATCGTCAGCCCCGAGGAGTACGTGGGCGACATTCACGGCGACGTCAACCGGCGCCGCGGCCGCGTCACGGGGATGGACCCCGCGCGTCCCGGCCTGCAGAAGATCCACGGCGAGGTGCCGCTCGCCGAGATGTTCGGCTACACCACCACGCTGCGCTCGCTCAGCTCGGGGCGCGCGAGCTCGAGCATGGAGTTTCTGGCCTACTCCCCGCTCCCCGCGGCCCTGGCACAGAAGGTCATCGCGGCGAATCCGAAGCGACGCGGCGGCCGTGCCGGCGACGACGGGTAGGTAGAACGTTCGACCGCTCGACGCCCCGGTCGGGCGTCACTCCCAGCGCGTGAAGAACTTCGTATCCAGCCCCGAGGGCTGGTCGCCGCGGCGGAAGCGCGCGAGGTAGCCGCCGGTGGCGAAGTCC of Deltaproteobacteria bacterium contains these proteins:
- the fusA gene encoding elongation factor G, whose translation is MAAIDQLRNIGIAAHIDAGKTTLTERILFLTGVTRRLGEVHDGEATMDFMKQEQERGITITSAAISCRWEDWAVNIIDTPGHVDFTIEVERSLRVIDGMVAVFSSVDGVEPQSETVWNQAERYRVPRLAFINKMDREGADFAGCLRDMNDRLDAHTVAMQVPIGAGSTFYGVIDLISLEAELAHNPDDPDVQHRAAAAAALLVDEAEKRRHDLIERLAELDAEVMDLYVHGKEPSPEQLWRAAREATLASRITPVLCGAAYKNLGIRFLLDAVGRLLPSPVDVGAVSGTDPDNAEVTVQRRPLPDEPLSALAFKIMHDPYVGQQTFTRIYSGTLTSGQPLFNATQGKRERAGRILRIRAKDREELEKAGPGEIVALIGVKGATTGDTLCDPDHPLLLEKIHVPVPVISMAVKAPNTKGEEALGKALHRIALEDPSFIVRTDEETAETIIAGMGELHLEIIVDRLRTDFGVEVVTSAPKVAYRETMTQPASINHRLVKQTGGKGQFAHVVLRVEPNPQKGFEFVSEVVGGRVPREFVPAIEEGCELAVADGVLAGFPVVDVKVVLEDGSFHAVDSSEMAFKICASQAFKAAFMQGGPQLLEPMMKLEIVSPEEYVGDIHGDVNRRRGRVTGMDPARPGLQKIHGEVPLAEMFGYTTTLRSLSSGRASSSMEFLAYSPLPAALAQKVIAANPKRRGGRAGDDG